A region from the Methanobrevibacter millerae genome encodes:
- the rpsB gene encoding 30S ribosomal protein S2: protein MTNELLIELDSYLAAGLHIGTQQKTSDMEKYIFRVRSDGLYVLDIQKTDERIRQIAKLLAKYDPDDILVVATRQYGQAPVKKFGEITGATTIPGRFIPGTLTNPNYAKFIEPKIIVVTDPRSDAQAVLESKQNGIPVVALCDTENLLSFVDIALPVNNKGRKAIALVYWLLARQILRERGEIPEDGDLDIEATDFELKF, encoded by the coding sequence ATGACAAACGAATTATTAATTGAATTGGACAGCTATTTAGCAGCTGGTTTACACATTGGAACCCAACAGAAAACTAGTGATATGGAAAAATATATATTCAGAGTAAGATCTGACGGTTTATACGTATTGGATATCCAAAAGACTGATGAAAGAATTAGGCAAATCGCAAAATTATTGGCAAAATACGACCCTGATGACATTTTAGTTGTAGCAACCAGACAATACGGTCAGGCTCCTGTCAAAAAATTCGGTGAAATCACCGGCGCAACCACCATTCCTGGAAGATTCATTCCTGGAACCTTAACAAACCCAAATTACGCCAAATTCATCGAACCTAAAATCATTGTCGTAACTGACCCAAGATCAGACGCACAAGCAGTTCTCGAATCAAAACAGAACGGTATTCCTGTAGTCGCATTATGTGATACTGAAAACTTACTCAGTTTTGTTGATATTGCATTGCCTGTAAACAACAAAGGTAGAAAAGCTATCGCATTAGTTTACTGGTTACTTGCAAGACAAATCTTAAGGGAAAGAGGCGAAATTCCAGAAGATGGAGACTTAGATATCGAAGCAACCGATTTCGAACTTAAATTTTAA
- a CDS encoding 4Fe-4S binding protein, whose amino-acid sequence MSKITIDYSKCRGDDCAECADVCPMEVLVLEGDKISIVDPDECSYCEVCMDVCPEECIKIEDDF is encoded by the coding sequence ATGTCAAAGATAACTATTGATTATTCAAAATGCAGAGGAGACGACTGCGCTGAATGTGCAGATGTTTGCCCTATGGAAGTTTTAGTCCTTGAAGGCGATAAAATATCCATCGTCGACCCTGATGAATGCAGTTATTGCGAAGTATGTATGGACGTATGTCCTGAAGAATGTATAAAAATTGAAGATGACTTTTAA